The Janthinobacterium lividum genome has a window encoding:
- a CDS encoding DEAD/DEAH box helicase, translating into MSEQHAEQHLLDEFAALEQHEQMILALLAITGEPVGKHAVYEHLQRANIVEPDGTPFSLLVVTNMLLRLTRLALASEVVGRGFACEARLRWPAMRAAIEHLVFRDLCQAIELINPVRRNWDGYVELRSYRQGVARLRIALLRNDEVRHVAAILAACMACYEAQQLHPLIEIFGRPFEPEMLSFVMPQLQDDILAVLLGNAPREPATAHAIRSYARAHHARQAAAGDHIGAALPLALAEDALLCGELDAASRYLAGQQGPQALFVDSSIALLRGEHAHAVAGFETALKGLRKEAGKRKLCFTGIGGHLYVLALLRGNDAKLLKSAETYLDIALHAQPNHDSIVYQQLNTLRLVRGGVQLAESIPTHNWETGLQAQLFQALLYYWLALPQLSERKDQLRSLVQQADAAGYDLIAAQAAGLLGLMGEPQQERFATAKRAQHGLTDMAPWFERQEAWQRQLSALINLQQNAPAEALGGVSRLVWLVAFDPRFGLTAVEVREQKRDARGGWSKGRAMGLKRLAEEAGDIDFLTPQDARAAGSIAPFKQYYSSAPRYEVELDKAAVLLVGHPLVFWLDHPETRVELIAGAPELLIKSHEGQLWLGMQPPLPDNGSNVVVQRETPTRLRVVHILDEHRRIGAIVGLGLSVPLHAEKQVMQAIGAISSMVTVQSDIGGGAGDAEAITADHRLHVHLLPYQQGLKMQILVRPLLDNGAYYAPGSGAESVFADVAGRAVQARRDLNAEREAQRQLIGRCLVLEEAEEEHGEWLLGQPALGLQLLVELQALDPEGIVLAWPEGETMRVSKRIDSGQMRLNIKSEKDWFAASGEVQIDEDKVMDLRALLDLMQNNKSRFVALGDNQFLALSDELYRRLSELAAYGEAHADGVHIHPLAAFALEELANDAGGVKADKLWREHLLRLRALDDFQPQLPSTLQADLRDYQLAGYQWLARLAHWGVGACLADDMGLGKTLQALALILARAPNGPTLVVAPTSVCMNWISEAQRFAPTLNIKLFGSGDRADMLETLQPFDVVVASYGLLQQEATMFAGVRWHTIVLDEAQAIKNGATKRSQAVMALQGDFRMVASGTPLENHLGELWNLFRFINPGLLGTLDQFNLRFAGPIEKDQDKRAAAGARLRLRRLIAPFILRRTKTQVLSELPSRTEIVLEVELSPQETALYESLRREALEKLAMVEGPASKKAIQILAEIMKLRRACCNPQLVAPELGLASSKLAAFAQLLSGLLENRHKVLVFSQFVDHLTLIRKHLEQHGVSYQYLDGSTPMQERKRRVDAFQAGEGDVFLISLKAGGMGINLTAADYVIHMDPWWNPAVEDQASDRAHRMGQLRPVTIYRLVAKHTIEEGIVELHQHKRDLADSLLEGSDAAARMSANDMLGMLQEGLKK; encoded by the coding sequence ATGAGCGAGCAGCATGCAGAGCAGCACCTGCTGGACGAGTTCGCCGCACTGGAGCAGCACGAACAGATGATCCTGGCCCTGCTGGCGATCACGGGCGAACCGGTGGGCAAGCATGCCGTGTATGAACACTTACAGCGCGCCAATATCGTCGAGCCGGACGGCACGCCGTTTTCCCTGCTGGTGGTGACCAACATGCTGCTGCGGCTGACGCGTCTGGCGCTGGCCAGCGAGGTGGTGGGACGGGGCTTTGCCTGCGAAGCCAGGCTGCGCTGGCCCGCCATGCGCGCCGCCATCGAGCACCTGGTGTTTCGCGACCTGTGCCAGGCCATCGAGCTGATCAACCCCGTGCGCCGCAACTGGGATGGCTATGTGGAATTGCGCAGCTACCGGCAAGGCGTGGCGCGCCTGCGCATTGCCCTGCTGCGCAACGACGAGGTACGCCACGTGGCTGCCATCCTGGCCGCCTGCATGGCGTGCTATGAAGCGCAGCAGCTGCATCCGCTGATCGAGATTTTCGGCCGGCCGTTCGAACCGGAGATGCTGTCTTTCGTCATGCCGCAACTGCAGGATGACATCCTCGCCGTGCTGCTGGGCAACGCCCCGCGCGAGCCGGCCACGGCGCACGCCATCCGTAGCTACGCGCGCGCGCACCACGCGCGCCAGGCGGCGGCCGGCGACCATATCGGCGCCGCCCTGCCCCTGGCCCTGGCCGAAGACGCCCTGCTGTGCGGCGAACTCGACGCGGCCTCCCGCTACCTGGCGGGCCAGCAGGGGCCGCAGGCGCTGTTTGTCGACAGCAGCATTGCCCTGTTGCGCGGCGAACATGCGCACGCCGTGGCGGGCTTCGAAACGGCCCTGAAAGGGCTGCGCAAGGAGGCGGGCAAACGCAAGCTGTGCTTTACGGGCATCGGCGGCCACCTGTACGTGCTGGCCCTGCTGCGCGGCAACGACGCCAAGCTGCTGAAAAGCGCGGAGACCTATCTCGATATCGCGCTGCACGCGCAGCCGAACCACGACAGCATCGTCTACCAGCAACTGAACACCTTGCGCCTGGTGCGCGGCGGCGTGCAGCTGGCGGAAAGCATCCCCACGCACAACTGGGAAACGGGACTGCAGGCACAGCTGTTCCAGGCCTTGCTGTACTACTGGCTGGCGCTACCGCAATTGAGCGAACGCAAGGACCAGCTGCGATCGCTGGTGCAGCAAGCGGACGCCGCCGGCTACGATCTGATCGCCGCGCAGGCGGCCGGCTTGCTGGGCTTGATGGGCGAGCCGCAGCAGGAGCGCTTTGCGACAGCCAAGCGGGCGCAACACGGCTTGACGGACATGGCGCCGTGGTTCGAGCGCCAGGAAGCGTGGCAGCGCCAGCTGAGCGCCCTCATCAACCTGCAACAGAACGCGCCTGCCGAAGCGCTGGGCGGCGTCTCGCGCCTGGTGTGGCTGGTGGCGTTCGACCCGCGCTTTGGCCTGACGGCCGTGGAAGTGCGCGAGCAGAAACGCGACGCGCGCGGTGGCTGGAGCAAGGGCCGCGCCATGGGCTTGAAACGCCTGGCCGAAGAGGCGGGCGACATCGATTTCCTCACGCCGCAAGACGCCCGCGCGGCAGGCAGCATCGCGCCGTTCAAGCAATACTATTCGTCGGCGCCCCGCTATGAAGTCGAGCTGGACAAGGCCGCCGTGCTACTGGTGGGCCACCCGCTCGTCTTCTGGCTAGACCATCCCGAGACGCGCGTGGAACTGATCGCCGGCGCGCCCGAACTCCTCATCAAGTCGCACGAGGGGCAGCTGTGGCTGGGCATGCAGCCGCCCCTGCCCGACAACGGCAGCAATGTGGTGGTGCAGCGCGAAACGCCGACGCGCTTGCGCGTGGTGCACATCCTCGACGAGCACCGGCGCATCGGCGCCATCGTGGGCCTGGGCCTGTCCGTGCCTCTCCACGCGGAAAAACAGGTGATGCAGGCGATCGGCGCCATCTCGTCCATGGTCACCGTGCAATCGGATATCGGCGGCGGCGCCGGCGACGCGGAAGCGATCACGGCCGACCACCGCCTGCACGTGCACTTGCTGCCCTACCAGCAGGGTCTGAAAATGCAGATCCTCGTGCGCCCTTTGCTCGACAACGGCGCCTATTACGCGCCCGGCAGCGGCGCCGAAAGCGTGTTTGCCGACGTGGCGGGCCGGGCCGTGCAGGCGCGGCGCGACCTGAACGCGGAGCGCGAGGCGCAGCGCCAGCTCATCGGTCGTTGCCTGGTGCTGGAAGAGGCGGAAGAAGAGCATGGCGAGTGGCTGCTGGGCCAGCCTGCCCTGGGCCTGCAACTGCTGGTGGAATTGCAGGCGCTGGACCCAGAGGGCATCGTACTGGCGTGGCCCGAAGGCGAAACCATGCGCGTGTCGAAACGTATCGACAGCGGCCAGATGCGCCTGAATATCAAGAGCGAAAAAGACTGGTTTGCCGCCAGCGGCGAAGTGCAGATCGATGAAGACAAGGTCATGGATTTGCGCGCCCTGCTCGACTTGATGCAGAACAATAAAAGCCGCTTCGTGGCCCTGGGCGACAACCAGTTCCTGGCCCTGAGCGACGAATTGTACCGCCGGTTGTCGGAGCTGGCCGCGTATGGCGAGGCGCATGCCGATGGCGTGCACATCCACCCGCTGGCCGCCTTCGCGCTGGAAGAGCTGGCCAACGACGCGGGCGGCGTGAAGGCCGACAAATTGTGGCGCGAACACTTGCTGCGCCTGCGCGCCCTCGACGACTTTCAACCGCAGTTGCCCAGCACCCTGCAGGCGGACTTGCGCGACTACCAGCTGGCCGGCTACCAATGGCTGGCGCGCTTGGCGCACTGGGGCGTGGGCGCCTGCCTGGCCGACGACATGGGACTCGGCAAGACCTTACAGGCGCTGGCCCTGATCCTGGCGCGCGCGCCGAACGGCCCCACCCTCGTCGTCGCCCCCACGTCCGTGTGCATGAACTGGATCAGCGAAGCGCAGCGCTTCGCGCCCACCTTGAATATCAAACTGTTCGGCAGCGGCGACCGCGCCGACATGCTGGAAACATTGCAACCGTTCGACGTGGTGGTGGCCAGCTATGGCTTGCTGCAGCAGGAAGCCACCATGTTTGCCGGCGTGCGCTGGCATACCATCGTGCTCGATGAAGCGCAGGCCATCAAGAATGGCGCCACCAAGCGCTCGCAAGCCGTGATGGCCTTGCAAGGGGATTTCCGCATGGTGGCCAGCGGCACGCCGCTGGAAAATCATCTGGGCGAATTGTGGAATCTGTTCCGCTTCATCAACCCCGGTTTGCTGGGCACCCTCGATCAGTTCAACCTGCGCTTCGCCGGACCCATCGAAAAGGATCAGGACAAGCGGGCGGCGGCTGGCGCGCGCCTGCGGCTGCGCCGCCTGATCGCGCCGTTCATCCTGCGCCGCACCAAGACGCAAGTGCTGTCGGAATTGCCGTCGCGCACGGAAATCGTGCTGGAAGTGGAACTGTCGCCACAGGAAACGGCGCTGTACGAATCCTTGCGCCGCGAAGCGCTGGAAAAGCTGGCGATGGTAGAAGGGCCGGCGTCGAAAAAAGCCATCCAGATCCTGGCCGAGATCATGAAGCTGCGCCGCGCCTGCTGCAATCCGCAACTGGTGGCGCCGGAACTGGGCCTGGCCAGCAGCAAGCTGGCGGCCTTCGCGCAATTGCTGTCGGGTTTGCTGGAAAACCGCCACAAGGTGCTCGTCTTCAGCCAGTTCGTCGACCACTTGACCCTGATCCGCAAGCACCTGGAGCAGCACGGCGTCAGCTACCAGTATCTCGACGGCAGCACGCCCATGCAGGAACGCAAGCGCCGGGTCGATGCCTTCCAGGCGGGAGAAGGCGATGTCTTCCTGATCAGCCTGAAAGCGGGCGGCATGGGCATCAATTTGACGGCAGCCGATTACGTGATCCACATGGATCCGTGGTGGAATCCGGCCGTGGAAGACCAGGCCTCGGACCGCGCCCACCGCATGGGGCAATTGCGCCCCGTCACCATCTACCGCCTGGTGGCCAAGCACACGATCGAGGAAGGCATCGTCGAATTACACCAGCACAAGCGCGACCTGGCCGACAGTTTATTGGAAGGCAGCGACGCGGCCGCGCGCATGTCGGCCAATGACATGCTGGGCATGCTGCAGGAGGGCTTGAAAAAATGA
- a CDS encoding S9 family peptidase, producing the protein MTSTASSTPYGIWPSPISAAIVAAGASPLTQLALGGADGNDVYWLAGRASEAGRNTLLRQRGARIDELTPAPFNVRTRVHEYGGGAYAVAGDTVYFSHFADNCLYRVSGDGVPEAFTTGGSTRHADFVVDAARARLIAVREQHPEEGHALPENCLAAVGFDGRETVLARGHDFYAAPRLSPDGRQLAWISWDHPRLPWQGTELWLADVQADGSLGSPRLIAGGARESICQPEWSPNGLLHFVSDSSGWWNLYRLHGADIEALCPMEAEFATPHWTFGGSMYGFLSDDEIVCTYIQAGISYLAQLNVAAAKLEPIPHPYQEIRELRVGPGFVALLGGSPTIALELARIDLSNHELEVLAQSIAHLPALDYLSVPRSLSFPSSNGRTAYAFFYPPTNGDVQAPAGTLPPVIVISHGGPTSMASNTLKLATQYWTSRGIGVLDVNYGGSSGFGREYRDALRGQWGIVDVEDCIAGARYLATNGLADPERLIIRGGSAGGLTTLCALTFHDVFKAGASYYGVSDLKGLDNDSHKFESRYTDYLIASQPQAEALYLERSPIHHTDKLSRPMIFFQGLDDKVVPPQQSQLMVDALQARGVPVAYVPLEGEGHGFRKAENIVRTLDAELYFYQRVFGLPVAAGEPPVHIANLPA; encoded by the coding sequence ATGACCTCGACCGCATCCAGCACCCCTTATGGCATCTGGCCATCGCCGATCAGCGCGGCCATCGTCGCCGCCGGCGCCTCGCCGCTGACGCAGCTGGCCCTGGGCGGTGCGGATGGGAACGATGTGTACTGGCTGGCCGGGCGCGCCAGCGAAGCGGGCCGCAACACTCTGCTGCGCCAGCGCGGCGCGCGCATCGATGAACTGACGCCGGCGCCCTTCAATGTGCGTACCCGCGTGCATGAATACGGCGGCGGCGCGTATGCCGTCGCCGGCGATACCGTGTATTTCTCGCATTTCGCCGACAACTGCCTGTACCGCGTGAGCGGCGACGGCGTGCCCGAAGCGTTCACCACGGGCGGCAGCACGCGCCATGCGGATTTTGTCGTCGATGCGGCCCGTGCCCGCCTGATCGCCGTGCGCGAGCAGCATCCGGAAGAAGGTCATGCCCTTCCGGAAAACTGCCTGGCCGCCGTCGGCTTCGACGGGCGCGAAACGGTGCTGGCGCGCGGCCACGATTTTTATGCGGCGCCGCGCTTGTCGCCGGACGGCAGACAGCTGGCCTGGATCAGCTGGGACCACCCGCGCCTGCCGTGGCAAGGCACGGAACTGTGGCTGGCCGACGTGCAGGCGGACGGCAGCCTGGGTTCGCCGCGCCTGATCGCCGGCGGCGCGCGCGAGTCGATTTGCCAGCCGGAATGGTCGCCGAACGGCTTGCTGCACTTCGTTTCCGACAGCAGCGGCTGGTGGAATCTGTACCGCCTGCATGGCGCCGACATCGAGGCACTGTGCCCAATGGAAGCGGAATTTGCCACGCCGCACTGGACCTTCGGCGGCAGCATGTACGGTTTTCTTTCCGACGACGAGATCGTCTGCACGTATATCCAGGCCGGCATCAGCTACCTGGCGCAATTGAACGTGGCGGCGGCCAAGCTCGAGCCGATTCCCCACCCGTACCAGGAAATCCGCGAACTGCGCGTGGGACCCGGCTTCGTCGCGCTCCTGGGCGGCAGCCCCACCATCGCGCTGGAACTGGCGCGCATCGATTTGTCGAACCATGAGCTGGAAGTGCTGGCGCAGTCGATTGCACACTTGCCCGCGCTCGACTACCTGTCCGTGCCGCGCAGTTTGAGTTTTCCTAGCAGCAATGGCCGCACGGCTTACGCCTTCTTTTATCCGCCCACGAATGGCGACGTGCAGGCGCCGGCGGGAACCTTGCCACCCGTCATCGTCATCAGCCATGGCGGCCCCACCAGCATGGCCAGCAATACCTTGAAACTGGCGACGCAATACTGGACCAGCCGCGGCATCGGCGTGCTCGACGTCAACTACGGCGGTAGCAGCGGTTTCGGCCGCGAATACCGCGACGCGCTGCGCGGGCAATGGGGCATCGTGGACGTGGAAGACTGCATCGCCGGCGCGCGCTACCTGGCGACCAACGGCCTGGCCGACCCGGAACGCCTGATCATCCGCGGCGGCAGCGCCGGCGGCCTGACGACCCTGTGCGCCCTGACCTTCCACGACGTCTTCAAGGCGGGCGCCAGTTACTATGGCGTGTCCGACCTGAAGGGCCTGGACAACGATTCGCACAAGTTCGAATCGCGCTACACCGATTACCTGATCGCTTCGCAGCCGCAAGCCGAAGCGCTGTACCTTGAGCGCTCGCCCATCCACCACACGGATAAATTGTCGCGCCCGATGATTTTCTTCCAGGGCCTCGATGACAAGGTCGTGCCACCGCAGCAGTCGCAGCTGATGGTTGACGCCCTGCAGGCGCGCGGCGTGCCCGTCGCCTATGTACCGCTGGAAGGCGAGGGGCACGGCTTCCGCAAGGCGGAAAACATCGTGCGCACCTTGGATGCGGAACTGTATTTCTACCAGCGCGTGTTCGGCCTGCCCGTGGCGGCCGGCGAGCCGCCCGTGCATATCGCCAATTTGCCCGCATGA
- the hemE gene encoding uroporphyrinogen decarboxylase — protein sequence MPQFAPLQNDTFLRALLRQPTEHTPVWLMRQAGRYLPEYRATRERAGSFLGLAKNPDYATEVTLQPLERFPLDAAILFSDILTVPDAMGLGLYFADGEGPKFERPLRTEQDVQALRVPDLESLDYVFKAVTQIRTELNGRVPLIGFSGSPWTLACYMVEGGGSKEFHTIKKMLYNRPDLMHHILAINATSVAQYLNAQIDAGAQAVMIFDSWGGALADGAYQEFSLAYMQQVVAQLKRDKDGVKIPAIVFTKGGGQWIEQIADIGADAVGLDWTVNLTRARQLVGHKVGLQGNLDPAILFASPEQIRAEVAKVLNAFGAPSAGTGHVFNLGHGISQFTPPESVEAMVEAVHSMSRAMRSGQ from the coding sequence ATGCCACAATTTGCTCCGCTCCAGAATGATACTTTCCTGCGCGCCCTGCTGCGCCAGCCGACCGAGCACACCCCTGTCTGGCTGATGCGCCAGGCGGGCCGCTATTTGCCCGAATACCGCGCCACGCGCGAGCGGGCCGGCTCTTTCCTGGGCCTGGCAAAGAATCCCGATTACGCCACGGAAGTGACCTTGCAGCCGCTGGAGCGTTTCCCGCTCGACGCGGCCATCCTGTTTTCCGACATCCTGACGGTGCCTGACGCGATGGGCCTGGGCCTGTATTTCGCCGATGGCGAAGGCCCGAAGTTCGAGCGTCCGCTGCGCACGGAACAGGACGTGCAGGCTTTGCGCGTGCCGGATCTGGAGTCGCTCGACTACGTCTTCAAGGCCGTCACGCAAATCCGCACGGAATTGAACGGCCGCGTGCCGCTGATCGGTTTTTCCGGCAGCCCGTGGACCCTGGCGTGCTACATGGTGGAAGGCGGCGGCTCGAAAGAGTTCCACACCATCAAGAAGATGCTGTACAACCGCCCGGACCTGATGCACCACATCCTGGCCATCAACGCCACCTCCGTGGCGCAGTACCTGAATGCGCAAATCGATGCCGGCGCGCAAGCCGTGATGATTTTCGATTCCTGGGGCGGTGCGCTGGCCGATGGCGCCTACCAGGAATTCTCGCTGGCCTACATGCAACAAGTGGTGGCGCAGCTGAAGCGCGACAAGGATGGCGTGAAAATCCCCGCCATCGTATTTACCAAGGGCGGCGGCCAGTGGATCGAACAGATCGCCGACATCGGCGCCGATGCCGTGGGCCTGGACTGGACCGTCAACCTGACGCGCGCGCGCCAGCTGGTGGGACATAAGGTGGGATTGCAGGGCAATCTCGACCCCGCCATCCTGTTCGCCAGCCCCGAGCAGATCCGCGCCGAAGTGGCGAAAGTGCTCAACGCCTTTGGCGCGCCGTCGGCAGGCACGGGCCATGTATTCAACCTGGGCCATGGCATTTCCCAGTTTACGCCGCCGGAATCCGTGGAAGCGATGGTGGAAGCCGTGCACAGCATGAGCCGCGCCATGCGCAGCGGCCAGTAA